The Aureispira anguillae genome contains a region encoding:
- the leuS gene encoding leucine--tRNA ligase, whose amino-acid sequence MDYESGEIEARWQKYWVENQVYKTSNDTSKPKYYVLDMFPYPSGAGLHVGHPMGYIASDIFARYKRLQGYNVLHPMGYDAFGLPAEQYAIQTGVHPAVSTNQNIDFYRKQLDNLGFSFDWSRSVNTSDPNYYKWTQHIFLKLFGHYYNNETNKATAIEELIAVFEQEGNASVNAASSQEAIFSAAEWRAYSPKEQDDVLMNYRLAYRKVGFVNWCEELGTVLANDEVKDGVSERGGFPVIKRPMRQWALRITAYAERLLEGLDQVDFSEALKTQQRNWIGRSEGAKLFFDLKGHDGAIEVFTTRPDTVFGATFMVLAPEHDLVNQITTPEQKEAIEAYQKYANSRSERDRMADVKSITGAFTGAYAINPFTGKEIPVWIADYVLIGYGTGAIMAVPSGDERDHRFATHFELDIVQVVDQSAHEGAGIGDKVGVMMNSDFLDGMPVKEAILAAIKEIETKKIGEGKVNYRLRDANFSRQRYWGEPFPVKYDKDGVAHAETQLPLELPTLDNFKPTSEGKAPLARATDWVTQGDMTREIDTMPGFAGSSWYFLRYMDPTNEAEPFSKEAVNYWKEVDLYVGGAEHAVGHLMYSRFWHKFMYDLGMVPTREPYKKLVNQGMLQGVIEFLYMLKEKQNGKSVFISADKLAEYEGQETTQIPVHIDFVVDYGKESSYLNEEGIKKFRAWRPDYTDVLFVTNEAGHVVTNSEIGKISKSKFNVINPDTVIQEHGTDCFRMYEMFLGPLEDSKPWDTKGITGVSKFLRKFWNLFHKDGAWMVSNEKASAEELKILHTAIKKVNQDIANFSFNTCIAHFMVATNDLKKVNCNKREILEMMVVLMAPFAPFLTEELWHKLGNEGSVHANAVYPKHDDAHLVQNTITYPVCINGKKRAMATFAADANKDAIEKEALSIEEVQKWIDGKTIRKVIVVPKRMVNIVI is encoded by the coding sequence ATGGATTACGAATCAGGCGAAATTGAGGCGAGATGGCAAAAATATTGGGTAGAAAATCAGGTATACAAAACTTCTAATGATACCTCAAAACCCAAGTATTACGTATTAGATATGTTCCCCTATCCATCTGGAGCAGGCTTGCATGTAGGACACCCTATGGGGTATATTGCTAGTGATATCTTTGCTAGATACAAACGTTTACAGGGATATAATGTCCTGCATCCCATGGGCTATGATGCTTTTGGTTTGCCAGCAGAACAGTATGCTATACAAACAGGAGTACACCCTGCGGTATCTACCAATCAGAATATTGATTTTTATCGTAAGCAATTAGATAATCTAGGCTTCTCTTTTGATTGGAGCCGATCTGTGAATACGTCTGATCCTAACTATTATAAATGGACTCAACATATCTTCTTGAAGTTGTTTGGGCATTATTACAACAATGAAACCAATAAGGCAACTGCAATAGAAGAATTGATTGCTGTTTTTGAACAGGAGGGCAACGCTAGTGTAAATGCTGCGTCTAGTCAGGAAGCTATTTTTTCGGCAGCGGAATGGCGTGCTTATAGCCCCAAAGAACAAGATGATGTTTTGATGAATTACCGTTTGGCTTATCGAAAGGTTGGTTTTGTTAATTGGTGCGAAGAATTGGGAACTGTTTTGGCTAACGATGAGGTCAAAGATGGTGTTTCTGAGCGTGGTGGTTTTCCTGTCATCAAACGTCCTATGCGCCAATGGGCTTTGCGTATTACTGCTTATGCTGAACGTTTGTTGGAGGGCTTGGATCAAGTTGACTTTTCGGAAGCTCTAAAAACTCAACAGCGCAATTGGATTGGTCGCTCAGAGGGCGCTAAGTTGTTTTTTGATTTGAAGGGGCATGATGGTGCAATTGAAGTCTTTACAACTCGTCCTGATACCGTTTTTGGAGCAACATTTATGGTTTTGGCACCAGAACACGATTTGGTAAACCAAATTACTACTCCAGAACAAAAAGAAGCTATTGAGGCATATCAAAAATATGCCAACAGCCGTTCAGAGCGAGATCGTATGGCTGATGTTAAATCTATTACAGGTGCTTTTACAGGTGCTTATGCAATAAATCCTTTTACAGGAAAAGAAATTCCAGTTTGGATTGCCGATTATGTATTGATTGGTTATGGAACAGGAGCCATCATGGCGGTACCTAGTGGAGATGAACGTGATCATCGTTTTGCTACTCATTTTGAATTGGATATCGTTCAAGTTGTTGACCAATCGGCGCATGAAGGGGCTGGAATTGGAGATAAAGTAGGCGTAATGATGAATTCAGATTTCTTGGATGGAATGCCTGTTAAAGAAGCTATTTTGGCGGCCATCAAAGAAATCGAGACCAAAAAAATAGGAGAGGGAAAGGTAAATTATCGTTTGAGAGATGCAAACTTTAGTCGCCAGCGTTATTGGGGAGAGCCTTTTCCTGTTAAATATGATAAAGATGGTGTCGCTCATGCGGAGACTCAATTGCCATTAGAATTGCCAACGTTGGACAATTTTAAACCTACAAGCGAAGGAAAAGCGCCGTTGGCTAGAGCTACCGATTGGGTAACGCAAGGAGATATGACTCGTGAGATTGATACCATGCCTGGTTTTGCAGGTTCTTCTTGGTATTTTTTGCGTTATATGGACCCTACCAATGAGGCAGAGCCATTCAGCAAAGAGGCGGTGAATTATTGGAAAGAGGTGGATTTGTACGTTGGTGGAGCCGAGCACGCTGTTGGGCATTTGATGTACTCTCGTTTTTGGCACAAGTTTATGTACGATTTGGGTATGGTGCCTACTCGTGAGCCTTACAAAAAATTGGTGAACCAAGGGATGTTACAAGGGGTCATTGAGTTTTTGTATATGCTCAAAGAAAAACAGAATGGAAAATCTGTTTTTATCAGTGCTGATAAACTAGCAGAATACGAAGGACAAGAAACCACCCAGATTCCTGTACACATTGATTTTGTAGTTGATTATGGAAAAGAAAGCTCTTATTTGAACGAAGAGGGAATTAAAAAGTTTAGAGCTTGGCGACCAGATTATACCGATGTATTATTTGTAACCAATGAAGCAGGTCATGTTGTTACCAACAGTGAAATTGGCAAAATATCAAAGTCTAAGTTTAATGTAATTAACCCTGATACCGTCATTCAAGAACATGGCACAGATTGTTTTAGAATGTACGAAATGTTCTTGGGACCATTGGAAGATAGCAAACCGTGGGACACCAAAGGTATTACAGGAGTGTCTAAGTTTTTGCGCAAATTCTGGAATCTATTTCACAAAGATGGAGCTTGGATGGTGTCCAACGAAAAAGCGAGTGCAGAAGAATTAAAAATCTTGCATACAGCTATTAAAAAGGTGAACCAAGATATTGCTAACTTCTCTTTTAATACTTGTATCGCTCATTTTATGGTGGCAACAAATGACTTGAAAAAAGTCAATTGCAACAAACGTGAGATTTTGGAAATGATGGTTGTCTTAATGGCGCCATTCGCTCCTTTTTTGACAGAAGAGTTGTGGCATAAATTGGGTAATGAAGGCTCTGTTCATGCCAATGCAGTTTATCCTAAGCACGATGATGCTCACTTGGTTCAGAATACAATTACCTATCCTGTTT
- a CDS encoding CHAT domain-containing protein, with protein sequence MYTMRSYYFVVLSILCFTTTNLLGQRTTMTDFLLAYNLGAYNRATSLGEELLLRKSTQNKVELWFPLTTKLGIAYHYLGNYNRGLERLELAIDWAKNESNYSPNDLLLAYSEKGKILKELERLVEAQISFAKAVALFEQNKTLEQDSNSKKLYLDALMGMGYTVYAQKKYTKTKAYFEKALAFNDENVKDMALLAQAHLYLGRVEEKLGNASLAGEHMFTAIKMGEMERIEQDVVWSTFYRDLAAYYIAYKRDKEALAYNDFAIQSLLPSWKGKEEGKLPTVNELNQSASLGLMAEILAQRGAIYFGRKNSLESLKSALDNYRLMDVFITRLRRLYTGETARLLWSDRALDFYKKAIKSCLILYQKTNNERYKMEAFELSERSKSLLLLEAFKKIKAKKIAGVPIEKIQKEEELEYAVDELDNELYVLKQNRRKGEEYKNELREKEKALLEKRQIYEDFLIQLRKQHPAYYKLKFDLKVASVEEVRERLAADQTLIEYFIGDDELIVFRIDKRGYDILELPIDFDLKSNIKQFREGIYGYYLGKQGRSDSLRNAYLEQYKRLGRDLYRAILEPVLTKTANNRLMIIPAGNLGFLPFEALLTKPAKGNNLKKMPYLLNKYAVGYCYSATLLHEMQTKEHVPRKIFLGFAPEFDPEVTLEGQYNFNPLIHTKKEVADIFDIIEMNGKVFNGSMATKENFQQNCEDYCIVHIATHGVMNAQKSENSFLAFSEVPDSNDNELLYVRDLYNMHLTASLVVLSACETGVGELHESEGIASLARGFSYAGAKSLITSLWSVNDHATAVIMRSLYENLKMGMPKDEALRDAKLNFIQNARKQSAHPFLWSAFIQIGDEAPLPQRENATEEGFGGLFWGGIGALLVILGLFVGRYFMGKWKK encoded by the coding sequence ATGTACACTATGCGAAGTTATTATTTTGTTGTTTTAAGTATTTTATGCTTTACGACAACAAATCTATTAGGGCAACGAACAACAATGACGGATTTTTTGCTGGCTTATAACTTAGGAGCCTATAATCGAGCAACATCTTTGGGAGAGGAGCTACTATTGCGAAAATCAACACAAAATAAGGTAGAATTATGGTTCCCTTTGACCACAAAATTGGGGATTGCTTATCACTATCTAGGAAATTACAATCGAGGATTAGAACGGCTAGAATTAGCGATTGACTGGGCAAAAAACGAATCTAATTATTCTCCTAACGATTTGTTATTGGCTTATAGCGAAAAAGGAAAAATCCTAAAGGAGTTAGAACGTCTAGTTGAGGCGCAGATAAGTTTTGCCAAGGCAGTAGCTTTGTTTGAGCAAAATAAGACGTTGGAACAAGATAGCAACTCAAAAAAGCTCTACTTAGATGCTTTGATGGGGATGGGGTATACCGTTTATGCCCAAAAAAAATATACTAAAACTAAAGCCTATTTTGAAAAAGCGTTGGCTTTTAACGATGAGAATGTTAAAGATATGGCATTATTGGCACAGGCGCATTTGTACTTAGGGAGAGTAGAAGAGAAGTTAGGTAATGCTAGTTTGGCAGGGGAACATATGTTTACAGCAATAAAAATGGGGGAGATGGAGCGGATTGAGCAGGATGTCGTTTGGAGTACATTTTATAGAGATTTGGCAGCTTATTATATAGCATACAAACGAGACAAAGAAGCTTTAGCTTATAATGATTTTGCGATTCAATCTTTGCTACCTAGTTGGAAAGGAAAGGAAGAGGGCAAGTTGCCAACAGTTAACGAATTGAATCAATCTGCTTCATTGGGATTGATGGCAGAAATACTGGCACAGCGAGGGGCAATTTATTTTGGACGTAAAAATAGCCTTGAATCATTAAAGTCAGCCTTAGATAATTATCGTCTGATGGATGTATTTATAACTCGATTGCGTCGGTTGTATACAGGCGAAACTGCTCGCTTATTGTGGTCAGATCGGGCACTAGATTTTTATAAAAAAGCAATTAAAAGTTGTTTGATTTTGTACCAAAAAACAAACAACGAACGCTATAAAATGGAAGCTTTTGAATTATCAGAGCGCAGCAAGAGCTTATTATTGTTAGAGGCTTTTAAGAAAATTAAAGCCAAAAAAATAGCAGGAGTTCCAATAGAAAAAATCCAAAAAGAGGAAGAATTGGAATACGCTGTGGATGAGTTGGATAACGAATTGTATGTCCTAAAACAAAACCGCAGAAAAGGGGAGGAGTATAAAAATGAACTGAGAGAAAAAGAAAAAGCTTTGTTAGAAAAAAGGCAAATCTATGAAGATTTTTTGATCCAATTGCGTAAACAGCACCCTGCTTATTACAAACTAAAATTTGACCTAAAGGTTGCTTCTGTCGAGGAGGTAAGAGAACGATTAGCCGCTGATCAAACGTTGATCGAATATTTTATAGGAGATGATGAATTGATTGTGTTTAGAATCGACAAAAGGGGATATGATATTTTAGAATTGCCAATTGATTTCGATTTAAAGTCTAATATAAAGCAGTTTAGAGAGGGAATTTATGGTTATTATTTGGGAAAACAAGGGCGGTCAGATTCTTTGCGTAATGCTTATTTAGAGCAATACAAGCGTTTGGGGCGTGATTTATATCGAGCGATTTTAGAACCCGTACTTACTAAAACAGCTAACAATAGGTTGATGATTATTCCTGCTGGTAATTTGGGATTTTTGCCTTTTGAAGCCTTGTTAACCAAGCCAGCCAAAGGTAACAATTTAAAAAAGATGCCTTATTTGTTGAATAAATACGCCGTAGGCTATTGTTATTCTGCTACCTTATTGCACGAAATGCAGACCAAAGAACATGTACCTCGTAAAATATTTTTGGGTTTTGCGCCAGAATTTGATCCAGAAGTGACCTTAGAGGGGCAATATAACTTTAACCCCTTGATTCATACCAAAAAAGAAGTAGCAGATATATTTGACATTATAGAAATGAATGGAAAAGTATTTAATGGTTCGATGGCAACAAAAGAAAATTTCCAACAAAATTGCGAGGATTATTGCATTGTACATATTGCAACACATGGCGTTATGAATGCTCAAAAATCAGAAAATTCTTTTTTAGCGTTTTCTGAAGTCCCCGATTCCAATGACAATGAATTGCTTTATGTTCGAGACTTATACAATATGCATCTCACTGCTAGTTTGGTTGTATTAAGTGCTTGTGAAACAGGAGTGGGAGAATTGCATGAAAGTGAGGGGATTGCTTCTTTGGCTAGAGGGTTTTCTTATGCAGGAGCTAAAAGCTTAATTACGTCCTTGTGGAGTGTAAACGATCATGCTACGGCAGTTATTATGCGTAGTTTATACGAAAACTTAAAAATGGGAATGCCCAAAGATGAAGCACTCAGAGATGCAAAGCTGAACTTTATTCAGAATGCTCGGAAGCAATCTGCGCACCCCTTTTTGTGGTCTGCGTTTATTCAAATAGGTGATGAAGCACCTTTGCCCCAAAGAGAAAATGCCACAGAAGAAGGTTTTGGGGGATTGTTTTGGGGAGGGATAGGAGCCTTATTGGTTATTTTAGGACTTTTCGTAGGACGTTACTTCATGGGGAAATGGAAAAAATAA
- a CDS encoding response regulator transcription factor, with the protein MKKNTILILKDKQTTRDNIQSNLEEAGYAVITTNSVDIALQQKGQIALAMIDVSLTGCTKIEGEQVNEQLAGILLASKLQTAHSPAIILRTAPNSQSIVISASKEINATILDIGIAQSAILKKVKELIPNYPIKKFTSYRVMQKRNPSILANQNPILPKPLLDKKQEKIGLTRKPYYKKDSALQLEEHLPKSNSRPIINGPTICKE; encoded by the coding sequence ATGAAAAAGAATACTATTCTTATCCTTAAAGATAAACAAACAACAAGAGACAATATCCAATCTAACTTAGAGGAAGCAGGTTATGCTGTTATTACAACAAATAGTGTAGATATTGCACTCCAACAAAAAGGACAAATTGCTTTAGCTATGATTGATGTTAGTCTAACAGGCTGCACAAAAATTGAAGGAGAGCAAGTTAATGAGCAGCTAGCAGGAATTCTTTTAGCTTCAAAATTACAGACAGCTCACTCTCCTGCAATAATATTACGAACAGCTCCCAATTCTCAATCCATAGTAATTTCGGCTTCAAAGGAAATAAACGCCACCATATTGGATATTGGTATCGCCCAAAGTGCTATTCTAAAAAAAGTAAAAGAACTCATTCCCAACTATCCTATAAAAAAATTTACCTCTTATCGGGTTATGCAAAAACGTAATCCTTCAATTTTAGCCAACCAAAATCCTATTTTACCGAAACCTCTTTTGGACAAAAAACAAGAGAAAATTGGGTTGACAAGAAAGCCGTATTATAAAAAAGATAGTGCGCTTCAATTAGAGGAACATTTACCTAAATCGAATAGTCGCCCTATTATAAATGGTCCAACGATCTGTAAGGAATAA
- a CDS encoding fatty acid desaturase family protein codes for MHQIPTAPYLTAEEKKQLLEMNDFQALIEVAAHWAWIVFALLLPYFFLNPLTVLLSLFILGGKQLACAILLHDASHYSVFSNKKLNDWVGNWLGAYPIFQNMLAYRPYHKIHHLYTGLEEDPDLLLTRGYPTSKKSMLRKFFRDLSGQTGVKAFLGLVLMRLGYLEYNLGNKVVKIAQEDRSWGEFLQIFITKLWQPIVANFFIFVLLYLLASGWLYLLWVTAYLTTFQFCIRVRSMAEHSVVEDTTNPILNTRTTYANRLERMLFAPYYVNYHVEHHLLMGVPSYNLPQLHQIIKKRGFYEQGVLAANYWQVIKMAIKEK; via the coding sequence ATGCATCAGATACCAACCGCTCCTTATCTTACAGCAGAAGAGAAAAAACAGCTCCTAGAAATGAACGATTTCCAAGCGTTAATAGAAGTAGCTGCTCATTGGGCATGGATTGTTTTTGCCTTATTATTGCCTTATTTTTTTCTAAATCCCCTAACGGTTCTTTTGTCGCTATTTATACTGGGAGGAAAGCAGTTGGCTTGTGCTATTTTATTGCACGATGCGTCTCATTATTCCGTTTTTAGCAACAAAAAACTCAACGATTGGGTGGGGAATTGGTTGGGAGCCTATCCCATCTTTCAAAATATGCTGGCCTACCGTCCTTATCACAAAATTCATCATTTATATACAGGTTTAGAAGAAGATCCTGACCTGCTTTTGACAAGAGGATACCCTACCTCAAAGAAGAGCATGCTGCGTAAATTTTTTAGAGATTTATCGGGACAAACAGGCGTAAAAGCATTTTTGGGGTTGGTTTTAATGCGCTTAGGCTACTTAGAATACAACCTAGGGAATAAGGTGGTAAAAATTGCACAGGAGGATCGAAGTTGGGGGGAATTTTTGCAGATATTTATCACAAAGCTATGGCAGCCCATTGTTGCTAATTTTTTTATTTTTGTATTGTTGTACTTACTTGCCTCAGGTTGGTTGTATTTACTTTGGGTAACAGCCTATCTAACTACCTTTCAATTTTGTATTCGAGTGCGTTCTATGGCCGAACACTCTGTGGTAGAAGATACGACCAATCCGATCTTAAATACTAGAACAACTTATGCCAATCGATTAGAGCGAATGCTATTTGCACCCTATTATGTCAATTATCACGTTGAACATCATCTGTTAATGGGAGTGCCTTCGTATAATTTGCCCCAGTTGCATCAAATTATTAAAAAGAGAGGCTTTTATGAACAGGGAGTACTGGCTGCTAATTATTGGCAAGTTATAAAAATGGCGATAAAAGAAAAATAA
- the hppD gene encoding 4-hydroxyphenylpyruvate dioxygenase: MADNLKELDNVRYGLEKIFDEAEDFLPLLGTDYVELYVGNAKQSAHFYKTAFGFQSLAYCGLETGVKDRTSYVLVQDKIRLVLTTPMSEEGPIAEHIKKHGDGVKVVALWVDDATKAYEETTKRGGKPFMEPTTETDEHGEVVRSGIYTYGETVHIFVERKNYNGVFMPGFKKWESNYNPKSVGLKYIDHMVGNVGWGEMNTWVDYYANVMGFANLISFDDKDISTEYTALMSKVMTNGNGRVKFPINEPAEGKKKSQIEEYLDFYQGAGIQHIAVATDDILSTVKEMTARGIEFLYVPGTYYDTVLDRVGEIDEEILKLKELGILVDRDDEGYLLQIFTKPVVDRPTMFFEIIQRKGAQSFGKGNFKALFESIEAEQARRGTL, encoded by the coding sequence ATGGCAGATAATTTAAAAGAATTGGATAACGTAAGATATGGGCTTGAAAAAATCTTTGATGAAGCAGAAGATTTTTTACCGTTATTGGGAACAGATTATGTAGAATTGTATGTAGGAAATGCAAAACAATCTGCACATTTTTATAAAACAGCATTTGGATTTCAATCTTTGGCTTATTGTGGTTTAGAAACGGGGGTAAAAGATAGAACTTCTTATGTTTTGGTACAAGATAAAATTCGTTTGGTCTTAACGACTCCAATGTCAGAAGAGGGACCTATTGCTGAACATATCAAAAAGCATGGCGATGGCGTAAAAGTAGTAGCACTTTGGGTAGATGATGCAACCAAGGCTTACGAGGAAACAACTAAGCGTGGTGGTAAGCCTTTTATGGAGCCTACAACAGAAACAGATGAGCATGGCGAGGTAGTTCGTTCTGGAATTTATACTTATGGAGAAACGGTTCATATTTTTGTAGAGCGCAAAAATTATAATGGGGTATTTATGCCTGGCTTCAAAAAATGGGAGTCTAATTACAATCCCAAATCGGTTGGTTTGAAATACATCGACCACATGGTCGGAAATGTTGGTTGGGGCGAAATGAATACGTGGGTAGATTATTATGCCAATGTAATGGGCTTTGCCAATTTGATTAGTTTTGACGATAAGGATATTTCAACGGAATATACAGCATTGATGTCTAAGGTAATGACCAATGGCAATGGACGGGTAAAATTCCCGATTAATGAACCTGCTGAGGGAAAGAAAAAATCTCAAATTGAAGAATATTTGGATTTTTACCAAGGGGCAGGAATTCAACACATTGCAGTGGCAACGGATGACATCTTAAGTACGGTTAAGGAAATGACAGCTCGTGGAATTGAGTTTTTGTATGTTCCTGGAACGTACTATGATACCGTCTTGGATCGTGTTGGTGAGATTGATGAAGAAATCTTAAAGCTAAAAGAGTTGGGGATTTTGGTAGATCGTGATGATGAAGGGTATTTGTTACAAATCTTTACCAAACCTGTAGTAGATCGTCCAACGATGTTCTTTGAAATTATTCAGCGTAAAGGAGCACAATCGTTTGGCAAAGGTAATTTTAAAGCTTTGTTTGAGTCTATTGAGGCAGAACAAGCTAGAAGAGGTACATTGTAA
- a CDS encoding homogentisate 1,2-dioxygenase, with the protein MAFYQKKGKIPNKRHVQFRKEDGSLYAEELVSTEGFAANYSLIYHAHPPTLVKEIGEPYSVAPKIAVEKNLKSLSLSTFKVKPEADYLKSRVVLMVNNDLQIGVAAPKGEKMDYFFKNGDADEMLFVHEGEGTVHTIYGDLDFGYGDYIILPRGTIYQIEFKTENNRLFFLESFSPIHLPKRYQNGEGQLMEHAPFCERDIRTPENLKMHDEHGDFKVLIKKQGLIFPYTYATHPFDAVGWDGYHYPYIFSIHDFEPITGRVHQPPPVHQTFSGAGFVVCSFCPRKYDYHPQAIPAPYHHSNVDSDEVLYYVDGDFMSRNNIQKGQITLHPGGIPHGPHPGAAERSIGVEDTEELAVMVDPFRPFQITEAALEIQDPNYYLSWLEH; encoded by the coding sequence ATGGCTTTTTATCAAAAGAAAGGAAAGATTCCGAACAAACGACACGTTCAATTTCGAAAGGAGGACGGAAGTTTGTATGCGGAAGAATTGGTGAGTACAGAGGGCTTTGCAGCTAATTATTCACTCATTTACCATGCACATCCTCCTACTTTGGTCAAAGAAATAGGAGAACCCTATTCTGTTGCCCCCAAAATTGCTGTTGAGAAAAATCTAAAATCTTTATCTTTGAGTACCTTTAAGGTCAAGCCTGAAGCAGATTACTTAAAGAGTAGAGTGGTTTTGATGGTCAACAATGATTTGCAAATTGGTGTGGCTGCTCCCAAAGGAGAAAAAATGGATTATTTCTTCAAGAACGGAGATGCAGACGAAATGCTTTTTGTTCATGAAGGAGAGGGGACCGTGCATACGATTTATGGCGACTTAGATTTTGGCTATGGTGATTATATTATTTTGCCTAGAGGAACAATTTATCAGATTGAATTTAAGACGGAAAATAATCGCTTGTTTTTTCTAGAGTCATTCAGTCCTATCCACTTGCCTAAGCGTTATCAAAATGGCGAAGGACAATTGATGGAACATGCGCCTTTTTGTGAGCGAGATATTCGCACGCCCGAAAATTTGAAAATGCACGATGAGCACGGTGACTTTAAAGTTTTGATTAAAAAACAAGGCTTGATCTTCCCATACACCTATGCAACGCATCCATTTGATGCAGTAGGCTGGGATGGCTATCATTATCCTTACATTTTCTCTATTCATGACTTTGAACCAATTACAGGACGAGTGCATCAGCCACCGCCAGTACATCAGACTTTTTCTGGAGCAGGTTTCGTAGTCTGTTCTTTCTGTCCTCGTAAGTACGACTATCATCCGCAAGCAATTCCAGCACCTTATCACCATAGCAATGTGGATTCAGACGAAGTGTTGTATTATGTAGATGGTGATTTTATGAGCCGAAACAACATCCAAAAAGGGCAAATTACATTACATCCTGGAGGAATTCCTCACGGACCGCATCCTGGTGCCGCAGAGCGTAGCATTGGGGTAGAAGATACTGAAGAATTAGCTGTAATGGTAGATCCTTTCCGTCCATTCCAAATTACAGAAGCAGCTTTGGAAATTCAGGATCCTAATTATTACTTGTCTTGGTTAGAACATTAA
- a CDS encoding gamma-glutamylcyclotransferase family protein, producing MENEKVVIVGFGTLLLQESLGDTVGKQKKFTPIIVKGYRRLFNLLPDHYEADNRLRSDASEIGAANIEPAEGIQFNGLSFEANASDLENLDQRERYYKRSVVDYFDFETGEKLGQCHVYESPLDARWLVRDNNKLLPLWRDIVYARVGAYRISEAFGKMYDATTYLADGKTLLVDYYKEHLEALEDLESVRLQYQK from the coding sequence ATGGAAAACGAAAAGGTGGTTATCGTAGGTTTTGGAACACTTTTATTGCAGGAATCTCTTGGAGATACCGTTGGTAAACAAAAGAAATTTACACCCATCATTGTAAAAGGTTATCGTAGATTATTTAATTTATTACCAGATCATTATGAGGCAGACAATCGCCTTAGAAGCGATGCCTCTGAAATAGGAGCAGCAAATATTGAACCTGCTGAAGGCATTCAATTTAATGGTCTGAGTTTTGAAGCAAATGCGAGTGATTTAGAAAATTTAGACCAACGGGAGCGTTATTACAAACGTTCGGTCGTTGATTATTTTGATTTTGAAACGGGCGAAAAATTAGGGCAATGCCATGTTTACGAATCTCCTTTGGATGCTCGTTGGTTGGTGCGTGACAACAATAAATTGCTGCCGTTGTGGAGAGATATTGTTTATGCTCGTGTGGGAGCTTATCGAATTAGTGAAGCCTTTGGTAAAATGTATGACGCAACTACTTATTTGGCAGATGGAAAAACATTATTGGTTGATTACTATAAAGAGCATTTAGAGGCATTAGAAGATCTAGAATCGGTTCGTCTTCAATATCAAAAATAA